The following DNA comes from Chrysiogenia bacterium.
ACACCGCACGCATGCGCGCCGTCCGCCGTGACGTCGCCCGCATCCAGACGGTGCTGAACGCCAAAGCCGCCGAAGCCGCGAAGTAAGAGGGAAAGACTCATGCCCAAACGCATCCTGCAAGGCGTCGTGACTTCGGACAAGAACGAGCAGACGATCACCGTCCTCGTCGAGCGCCGCTTCAAGCACCCGCTGCTGCAAA
Coding sequences within:
- the rpsQ gene encoding 30S ribosomal protein S17, yielding MPKRILQGVVTSDKNEQTITVLVERRFKHPLLQ